A genomic segment from Methanoplanus limicola DSM 2279 encodes:
- a CDS encoding HemK2/MTQ2 family protein methyltransferase, with amino-acid sequence MNDKEIIPEYHEQVYQPEADTYLLLKAVMAEIRCDDRVIEIGTGSGKIAGEVYKISKNVTATDINPHACRSAAALGPEVIRTDIAAGICSGFDLVIFNPPYLPTGEEEKIDDWLEYALDGGISGRETIEKFAEALPGIMDKNGRCLLLVSSLTGAEKVRDIFSRKKMLSFVILSEKCEDETLYILRIVHDICCDHLYS; translated from the coding sequence ATGAATGATAAGGAAATTATACCGGAATATCATGAACAGGTTTACCAGCCGGAAGCTGATACTTATCTGCTGTTAAAGGCAGTAATGGCAGAGATTAGATGTGACGACAGGGTTATCGAAATCGGAACCGGGAGCGGAAAGATCGCAGGGGAGGTATATAAAATCTCTAAAAATGTGACAGCTACTGATATAAATCCGCATGCATGCAGATCAGCAGCAGCATTAGGTCCGGAGGTTATCAGGACTGATATCGCAGCCGGGATATGCTCCGGATTTGATCTTGTCATTTTTAACCCTCCTTATCTGCCAACCGGAGAAGAGGAGAAAATTGATGACTGGCTTGAGTATGCACTTGACGGTGGAATTTCCGGCAGGGAAACTATAGAAAAGTTTGCAGAGGCGCTGCCGGGAATTATGGATAAAAACGGCAGATGCCTTCTCCTTGTATCATCACTTACCGGAGCTGAAAAGGTAAGGGATATTTTTTCCAGAAAAAAAATGCTTTCGTTTGTTATTTTAAGTGAGAAGTGTGAAGATGAGACTCTCTATATTCTGAGAATAGTGCATGATATCTGTTGTGATCACTTATATAGCTGA
- the mutL gene encoding DNA mismatch repair endonuclease MutL: protein MNTDIPGKIHLLDDDTINKIAAGEVVERPASVVKELVENSIDSGAKNIKIDIGSDSHEIFRIRVSDDGCGMDRDSAVLSVRRHATSKLSSAGDLITIGTMGFRGEALASIASVSRFTLITKENTRDSIQGTKIVIEGGKDREVSETGAPSGTSVLVENLFFNTPARKKFLKSRQTEFSHILKSTEQIALANPSVSVLLTHNGKDKLFSGTSGDFKEKIGHIYGSESVNDLIEIKKTFPFMKVDGFCAKPSVNSSTQQSVHISVNNRPISSVPLSRAIKEGYGTLLPKNRYPVAYLNLIIDRNIVDVNVHPTKREVRFSRETEIRSALRESVSEALKGESLIYKKNPSVFSFENRTSYGTKDNEKKHNNSESGKPSDQDFDKYGYFPSGMKEELNSAQEKETSGVRSQKPDLFSSYLKKEQEPVYVRDSSVVKSRDSGIFSSCTTEEQRSSAVSEAYGKIISRDPGQKKSPFAGFIDTSPDKDQRYHPKFSATDRQLRLTENFSYKYNGESRFPDMKIAGQFNSSYIVAFMSGSEGEELVLIDQHAAHERIIYDQIQANKMSGKNSQELLVPVILNLRASESMILISGLKELEEEGFKIEEFGRDSFAIRSVPLVLGKRIGTEIIKDIISDIMDDGTSTFEERKEKIASTVSCKAAIKAGTELSFEQMKKLVKQLSATENPYTCPHGRPAIITISSKKLSKMFLRT from the coding sequence TTGAATACTGATATACCTGGTAAAATTCATCTCCTTGATGATGACACAATAAACAAAATTGCAGCCGGAGAGGTTGTTGAAAGACCTGCATCTGTTGTTAAGGAACTTGTGGAGAATTCAATAGACTCCGGTGCAAAAAATATAAAAATTGACATTGGATCAGACTCACATGAAATATTCAGAATAAGAGTCTCTGATGACGGATGCGGCATGGATCGGGATTCAGCTGTACTCTCTGTCAGAAGACATGCAACAAGTAAATTATCATCCGCAGGCGATCTGATAACAATCGGAACAATGGGTTTTCGTGGTGAGGCACTTGCAAGTATAGCCTCAGTATCCAGGTTTACACTAATAACGAAAGAAAACACCAGAGACTCCATTCAGGGCACAAAAATTGTAATTGAAGGTGGAAAAGATAGAGAAGTCAGTGAGACCGGTGCACCGTCCGGAACCTCAGTTCTTGTAGAGAATCTCTTCTTCAACACACCCGCAAGGAAAAAATTTCTTAAATCAAGACAGACTGAATTCTCCCATATATTAAAATCAACAGAGCAGATAGCTCTGGCAAACCCTTCTGTATCAGTACTTCTGACACATAACGGCAAAGACAAGTTGTTCTCCGGCACATCAGGTGATTTTAAGGAGAAGATCGGGCACATCTATGGCAGTGAATCAGTTAATGATCTTATAGAGATTAAAAAAACATTCCCATTTATGAAGGTGGATGGTTTTTGTGCAAAACCTTCTGTAAATTCTTCAACACAGCAGTCAGTACATATATCGGTAAACAACCGTCCGATCTCTTCTGTCCCGCTTTCAAGGGCCATTAAAGAGGGATACGGAACACTTCTGCCTAAGAACAGGTACCCGGTTGCTTACCTTAATCTCATAATTGACAGAAATATAGTTGACGTAAATGTCCACCCGACAAAGAGAGAAGTCAGGTTTTCAAGAGAGACAGAGATCAGAAGTGCATTAAGAGAGTCAGTATCTGAAGCACTTAAAGGGGAGTCTCTGATTTATAAAAAAAATCCTTCCGTTTTCTCTTTTGAAAACAGAACATCATACGGAACAAAAGATAACGAAAAGAAACACAACAACTCAGAATCCGGTAAACCTTCAGATCAGGACTTTGACAAATACGGATATTTTCCTTCCGGTATGAAAGAAGAACTGAATTCCGCACAGGAAAAAGAAACATCCGGTGTGAGAAGCCAAAAACCGGATCTCTTCTCATCATATCTCAAAAAAGAGCAGGAACCTGTGTATGTCAGAGATTCATCTGTTGTAAAAAGCAGAGATTCAGGTATTTTTTCTTCCTGCACAACAGAAGAACAAAGATCCTCAGCAGTCAGTGAAGCATATGGGAAGATTATAAGCAGAGATCCCGGTCAGAAAAAATCACCCTTTGCAGGATTTATTGATACCAGTCCAGATAAAGATCAGCGCTACCATCCTAAATTTTCTGCAACAGACAGACAACTCAGACTCACAGAAAATTTCTCATATAAATATAATGGGGAGTCCAGATTTCCGGATATGAAAATTGCCGGCCAGTTCAATTCTTCATATATTGTTGCATTCATGTCAGGTAGTGAAGGTGAAGAACTTGTACTTATTGACCAGCATGCTGCACATGAAAGAATAATCTACGATCAGATCCAGGCCAATAAAATGTCCGGAAAGAATTCACAGGAACTATTAGTTCCTGTTATACTAAACCTGAGAGCATCAGAATCCATGATATTAATATCCGGACTGAAAGAACTTGAAGAAGAAGGATTTAAGATTGAAGAGTTCGGCAGAGATAGTTTTGCAATACGGTCGGTACCTCTCGTCCTTGGCAAGAGAATCGGGACTGAAATTATAAAAGATATAATCTCCGATATAATGGATGATGGCACAAGTACCTTTGAAGAGAGAAAAGAAAAGATTGCCTCAACAGTATCGTGTAAGGCCGCAATTAAAGCCGGAACTGAACTTTCCTTCGAACAGATGAAGAAACTTGTAAAACAGTTATCTGCAACTGAAAATCCATATACCTGCCCACACGGCCGGCCGGCAATAATTACAATATCATCAAAAAAACTTTCAAAAATGTTTCTGAGGACCTAA
- the mutS gene encoding DNA mismatch repair protein MutS has product MSKGPTPAMKQFYDLKEKYPGTILFFQMGDFYETFGEDAEVVAHELDITLTSRGRDKDGEKMALAGVPIHAGETYISRMVQKGYRVAVCDQIEDPKKAKGLVKRDVVRVITPGTVIDSSMIGTSGSCYLMSLDYNSKKNEFGMAFLDVSTGEFFISECRDKNGYTSLNSEIVRYSPSECIISNKVPESAVRQLEDKNILVTPYNTRAFDYETAKDFLQDYFSISSLEGFGCMGMDLAVCSAGACLSYACYTQKKDLGHIRKLSVRIPENNMVLDAITLRNLEILENIRNRGKDTSLFGVLNDTKTSMGTRILKKFLTSPLIDKEEIERRHDAVEYFLTNSAVRYQLRGLLHKFPDIERIAGRISYGNAGPRDLITLKNALIKIPEIKFLINPPSEKLPALISESVSGAEALTEVTELIESAINDEPPVLARTGGVIRDSYNSELDELRETAYSGKNWIAEFQQSERERTGIKSLKVGYNKVFGYYIEVTKSNIGLVPPEYLRKQTMSNGERYTLPVLQEKESLISNAEEKLLALELELFNNLILSLTKAVPAIQKTSGHIGLLDVYAAFGNVSDLYNYKRPVIENSGRLIISDGRHPVVERNMDSSFVPNDSGLESDGDQILIITGANMAGKSTYMRQVALITVMAQAGCFVPAAGAVIGIVDRIFTRVGAFDDLSSGQSTFMVEMLELANILNNITDKSLVILDEIGRGTSTLDGYSIAKAVLEYLHSRSKSGPRTLFATHFHEMVGMEGELKRVKNYHFAVNETGRDVVFLRKIIPGATDRSYGIHVVKLAGIPNRVLERASEILKSEQEREYSIPGRVQPRYTQMLLIDQGNCPSVHDYGNDNRLAKRIREIDTDSLTPREALTLIYALKEETGDDIN; this is encoded by the coding sequence ATGAGTAAGGGACCAACACCTGCAATGAAGCAGTTTTATGACTTAAAGGAGAAATATCCCGGAACAATCCTCTTTTTCCAGATGGGAGACTTCTATGAAACTTTTGGAGAAGATGCCGAGGTTGTTGCCCATGAACTGGATATAACTCTGACCTCCCGCGGCAGAGATAAAGACGGAGAAAAGATGGCTCTTGCCGGAGTTCCGATCCACGCAGGAGAGACATACATCTCAAGAATGGTTCAGAAGGGCTACCGGGTTGCCGTCTGCGACCAGATTGAGGACCCAAAAAAAGCAAAAGGCCTGGTCAAAAGAGATGTTGTCAGAGTAATCACTCCGGGAACTGTAATTGATTCCTCAATGATTGGGACTTCAGGTTCATGCTACCTGATGTCACTGGACTATAACTCCAAAAAGAATGAGTTTGGAATGGCCTTTCTTGATGTCTCAACCGGAGAATTCTTCATATCTGAATGCAGGGACAAAAACGGCTATACATCACTGAACTCAGAAATTGTGCGTTACAGTCCGTCCGAGTGCATAATATCCAATAAAGTTCCTGAATCGGCAGTAAGACAACTGGAGGATAAAAATATTCTTGTCACTCCATACAACACGAGAGCATTTGACTACGAAACCGCAAAGGATTTTCTTCAGGATTACTTTAGCATCTCCTCGCTTGAAGGATTCGGATGCATGGGCATGGACCTTGCAGTTTGCTCTGCCGGTGCCTGCCTCTCATATGCCTGCTATACCCAGAAGAAAGATCTGGGGCATATAAGAAAATTATCTGTCAGAATTCCGGAGAACAACATGGTTCTTGACGCAATTACGCTTAGAAACCTTGAAATTCTGGAAAACATAAGAAACCGCGGGAAAGATACATCACTCTTTGGAGTATTAAACGATACAAAAACATCAATGGGAACAAGAATACTGAAAAAATTCCTGACATCACCATTAATAGACAAAGAAGAGATTGAGAGGAGACATGACGCAGTTGAATATTTCCTGACAAACTCCGCTGTAAGATACCAACTACGCGGACTTCTGCATAAATTTCCTGACATAGAAAGAATTGCCGGAAGAATATCATACGGAAATGCAGGGCCGCGTGATCTCATCACACTCAAAAATGCACTAATTAAAATCCCGGAGATAAAATTCCTCATAAACCCGCCATCTGAAAAACTTCCTGCATTAATCAGCGAGTCGGTTTCCGGTGCAGAGGCACTCACTGAGGTAACAGAACTTATTGAATCTGCAATTAATGATGAACCGCCAGTACTTGCAAGAACAGGCGGCGTAATCAGAGACAGTTACAACAGTGAACTCGATGAGTTAAGAGAGACTGCATATTCCGGAAAAAACTGGATTGCAGAATTTCAGCAGAGTGAAAGAGAGAGAACCGGAATTAAATCCTTAAAAGTAGGATATAACAAAGTATTTGGGTATTATATTGAAGTTACAAAGTCAAATATCGGACTTGTACCTCCTGAATACTTACGAAAACAGACGATGTCAAACGGTGAGAGATATACCCTTCCGGTTTTACAGGAGAAAGAATCACTAATATCAAACGCCGAAGAGAAATTGCTTGCTCTCGAACTTGAATTATTTAATAACTTAATATTATCACTTACAAAAGCCGTCCCTGCAATACAGAAAACATCCGGACATATAGGGCTTCTTGACGTATATGCAGCATTTGGCAATGTATCTGATCTGTATAACTATAAACGACCAGTTATTGAAAACTCCGGAAGGCTCATAATATCAGACGGACGTCATCCTGTTGTTGAAAGAAATATGGACAGCAGCTTTGTGCCAAATGATTCCGGGCTTGAAAGTGATGGTGACCAGATACTAATAATCACCGGAGCAAATATGGCTGGAAAATCAACTTATATGCGCCAGGTTGCCCTGATAACAGTTATGGCACAGGCAGGATGCTTTGTTCCCGCGGCCGGTGCCGTTATAGGAATTGTTGACCGGATATTTACCCGCGTTGGTGCATTTGACGACCTTTCAAGCGGCCAGAGCACATTTATGGTTGAGATGCTTGAACTTGCCAATATTCTGAATAATATAACAGACAAAAGCCTTGTTATTCTTGATGAGATAGGCAGAGGAACAAGCACACTTGACGGATACTCCATTGCAAAAGCAGTTCTTGAATACCTGCACAGCAGGTCAAAGAGCGGACCGAGAACACTCTTCGCAACCCATTTCCATGAAATGGTCGGAATGGAAGGAGAACTTAAAAGAGTAAAAAATTATCATTTCGCCGTAAACGAGACCGGCAGAGATGTTGTATTCTTAAGAAAAATTATTCCGGGTGCGACAGATCGTAGTTATGGTATCCATGTTGTAAAACTGGCAGGAATACCAAATAGAGTACTTGAGAGAGCATCTGAAATTCTGAAGTCGGAACAGGAGAGAGAATATTCAATACCAGGAAGAGTACAGCCCAGATATACTCAGATGCTTCTTATTGACCAGGGTAACTGCCCGTCGGTCCATGATTACGGAAACGATAACAGACTTGCAAAGAGAATAAGAGAGATAGATACAGACTCACTAACTCCAAGAGAGGCGCTTACACTGATATATGCCCTGAAAGAAGAAACCGGAGATGATATAAATTGA
- a CDS encoding DUF655 domain-containing protein gives MRSDKKELYAVVIDVLPMGHGDVRRPQYKKEPLVQAMGTEQFKLLELVPKDADITTGDIVYIGEKQRDKIERVKKRISYDDLTQTAKLEVPYAIKSIVMKKESSYVDFFNKAVPITSKQHMLHLLPGIGKKLLWEILDEREKKPFASFADISERIKSIPHPEQMIIKRIIEEMQDPNIKYHLFTSK, from the coding sequence ATGAGATCTGATAAAAAAGAACTTTATGCTGTAGTAATTGACGTCCTCCCGATGGGACATGGTGATGTAAGACGGCCACAGTACAAAAAGGAGCCTCTTGTTCAGGCTATGGGTACTGAACAGTTCAAACTGCTTGAGCTTGTGCCAAAAGACGCTGATATCACAACGGGAGATATTGTATATATTGGTGAGAAGCAGAGAGATAAAATTGAAAGGGTAAAAAAGAGAATCAGTTATGACGATCTTACCCAGACTGCAAAACTTGAAGTTCCTTATGCAATTAAAAGTATTGTCATGAAGAAAGAATCGAGTTATGTTGATTTCTTCAACAAAGCGGTTCCGATTACATCTAAACAGCATATGCTTCATCTGCTTCCCGGAATCGGTAAAAAACTTCTGTGGGAAATTCTTGACGAGAGAGAGAAAAAACCCTTTGCAAGTTTCGCTGATATAAGTGAAAGAATCAAATCAATTCCTCATCCCGAACAGATGATTATTAAGAGAATCATTGAAGAGATGCAGGATCCGAATATTAAATATCATCTCTTTACATCAAAATGA
- a CDS encoding RNA polymerase Rpb4 family protein yields MKVKGIINEEKITLQELREELLKVEAVRLEAGKEMSYELRRSIEHANHLSKTSAESSRELVEKLLEFEKMKPEIAFRIVGVMPQSRDELRAIYAKERFNLTGEELDEILDLVKAHL; encoded by the coding sequence ATGAAAGTAAAAGGCATTATCAATGAGGAGAAAATTACTCTTCAGGAATTACGTGAGGAATTACTGAAGGTTGAGGCAGTGCGCCTTGAGGCTGGAAAAGAGATGTCATATGAGCTTCGGAGAAGCATTGAGCATGCCAATCATCTCTCAAAAACAAGCGCAGAAAGTTCAAGAGAACTTGTTGAGAAACTTCTTGAATTTGAAAAGATGAAGCCGGAGATTGCATTCAGAATTGTCGGTGTTATGCCACAGTCAAGGGATGAATTAAGGGCAATCTATGCTAAGGAGCGCTTCAACCTCACAGGTGAAGAGCTTGATGAAATCCTGGACCTTGTTAAGGCCCACCTCTGA
- a CDS encoding DUF308 domain-containing protein, translating into MDEVEIIEADFTPLAWWIFLLQGLIGIIFGAAAILWAPLIVDLIAFFIGALIIIYSISTIIKGLAGQDKGTSRILLIILGIIGIIIGLLAIMNLAVLWVTIAVLIALWAFITGFGDLWIGFTAERENGWYRALLVISGIIALMLGIMMMVFPMAGTAVIVQVLGIFAVAMGIVSLITGFIIQAKIKG; encoded by the coding sequence ATGGATGAAGTAGAAATTATTGAAGCAGATTTTACACCTCTTGCGTGGTGGATTTTTCTGCTTCAGGGACTTATTGGAATCATATTCGGTGCAGCAGCGATTCTGTGGGCACCTTTAATTGTCGATCTCATTGCATTCTTTATTGGTGCATTGATTATTATTTACAGTATTTCAACTATTATAAAAGGTTTAGCCGGGCAGGATAAGGGCACTTCAAGAATACTCCTGATAATTCTTGGAATTATTGGAATTATTATTGGTCTTCTTGCAATTATGAACCTTGCAGTCCTCTGGGTAACCATAGCAGTTCTTATTGCTCTGTGGGCATTTATTACCGGATTTGGAGATCTCTGGATTGGATTTACTGCTGAGCGTGAAAATGGGTGGTACAGGGCATTGCTTGTAATTTCAGGAATTATTGCATTGATGCTCGGAATTATGATGATGGTATTCCCGATGGCCGGCACAGCAGTTATTGTTCAGGTGCTTGGTATATTTGCCGTAGCGATGGGTATTGTAAGTCTTATTACCGGATTTATTATTCAGGCAAAAATTAAGGGATAA
- a CDS encoding ATP-binding protein, which produces MQLKIGKAQGRDFSIDAQELVTGRTCIIAQSGAGKSWSIAVLCETMCRAKIGFCLIDTEGEYYSLKEKFPDILWIGAEGADADVDDISLDYDIEKINIKQLVSKAVSESRPIIFDVSEVDMVPRVTRLAHVLYDVASEQKKPYLLIVEEADKFIPQSRDSIKKIEEISRRGRKRGLGLLVATQRPAIVTKNVLSQCNNQIIGKLSIDNDLKAVGIFFSSKQEVEELTTLNPGDFFVMGSLAHEKTKIQFGKRQTKHRGVTPLLEEREIVEYFEEEEEEEEEDMSIYEDAGRITRPDKPEDDEEDENISKLPEILLTDHPEEEQEKNDFQTEEENPKTPGIKEEDKPKPKPAQKKAARKKITRSTTKSPEEAVINLIERDEAFEIAGTKLRRKRFGFGSGERLISGNMIYIPLFHVSVKYIRGRFRKTTQHTSFVIDGVKGRCVDTAGGLKFRPCFSDYIGLDENSIKVLNVMSFSGETVADLEGMTRLKQSPVKSALSRLEERKMVTISDTVGESDEPVYVPLITSTLPKLGTRQRNFDFRTGTLNGEKWDINIKEGDIRTILKALEPTSEIIEFRLYYYPLFEIKAGSDLEERTLYIDALSGREVIINI; this is translated from the coding sequence ATGCAGCTTAAAATTGGCAAAGCCCAGGGACGTGATTTTTCAATTGATGCACAGGAACTGGTTACCGGAAGAACCTGTATTATTGCACAGTCTGGAGCCGGAAAAAGCTGGAGCATTGCGGTTTTATGTGAAACAATGTGCAGGGCAAAGATCGGATTCTGCCTTATTGACACAGAGGGCGAATATTACTCTTTAAAAGAAAAATTTCCGGATATACTGTGGATTGGCGCAGAAGGCGCTGATGCTGATGTTGATGACATCAGTCTGGATTATGATATCGAGAAGATAAATATCAAACAACTGGTCTCTAAGGCCGTTTCCGAGAGCAGACCGATAATATTTGATGTTTCAGAAGTTGATATGGTTCCAAGGGTAACAAGGCTTGCGCATGTTTTGTATGATGTGGCATCAGAACAGAAGAAACCATATCTTCTCATAGTTGAAGAGGCAGACAAATTCATTCCCCAGTCCCGTGATTCAATTAAAAAAATTGAGGAGATCTCACGCAGGGGCAGAAAACGTGGACTTGGTCTTCTTGTTGCTACACAGAGACCGGCTATAGTCACAAAAAATGTGCTATCTCAGTGCAACAATCAGATCATAGGAAAACTCTCAATAGATAATGATCTAAAGGCAGTAGGGATATTCTTCAGTTCTAAACAGGAGGTTGAGGAGCTTACAACTTTAAACCCCGGAGATTTCTTTGTAATGGGTTCCCTTGCCCATGAAAAGACAAAAATTCAGTTTGGGAAACGCCAGACAAAACACAGAGGAGTAACTCCCCTCCTTGAAGAGAGGGAAATTGTCGAGTACTTTGAAGAAGAGGAGGAAGAGGAAGAAGAAGATATGTCAATTTATGAAGACGCCGGAAGAATAACCAGGCCTGATAAACCTGAAGATGATGAAGAAGATGAAAACATATCTAAACTGCCCGAAATTTTACTGACAGACCATCCGGAAGAAGAACAGGAAAAAAATGATTTTCAGACAGAAGAGGAAAATCCTAAAACTCCCGGGATAAAAGAAGAAGATAAACCCAAACCAAAACCTGCACAAAAAAAAGCTGCAAGAAAGAAGATCACCAGATCAACTACAAAAAGCCCTGAAGAGGCAGTCATAAACCTGATTGAAAGGGATGAAGCCTTTGAGATTGCCGGAACAAAACTCCGCAGGAAAAGATTTGGTTTTGGATCGGGTGAAAGGCTCATATCCGGAAATATGATCTATATACCACTATTTCATGTATCTGTAAAATACATACGCGGCAGGTTCAGAAAGACTACACAGCATACATCATTTGTCATTGACGGCGTTAAGGGGCGATGTGTCGATACTGCCGGAGGGCTTAAATTCAGGCCATGCTTTTCCGATTACATCGGACTTGATGAAAACTCCATAAAGGTTCTTAACGTCATGTCATTTTCCGGAGAGACAGTTGCAGATCTCGAAGGTATGACCCGGCTTAAGCAGTCTCCGGTTAAGTCTGCATTATCCAGACTTGAAGAGAGAAAGATGGTTACAATATCAGATACAGTTGGAGAGTCCGATGAACCTGTATATGTTCCGCTTATAACAAGCACTCTTCCCAAACTTGGCACCCGGCAAAGGAATTTTGATTTCAGAACCGGAACTTTAAACGGTGAAAAATGGGATATTAACATCAAAGAGGGAGATATCAGAACTATATTAAAAGCCCTCGAACCGACCTCGGAGATAATAGAGTTCAGGCTTTATTATTATCCACTTTTTGAGATAAAAGCAGGTTCGGATCTTGAGGAAAGAACATTATATATAGATGCATTGTCCGGAAGAGAAGTAATAATTAATATATAA
- the rsmA gene encoding 16S rRNA (adenine(1518)-N(6)/adenine(1519)-N(6))-dimethyltransferase RsmA — translation MRAPHDQHFLVDTEAVERISGYADVSGRNVLEIGPGKGILTESLLRKGARVIAVELDGKLVPYLEKRFSGEVKSGNLTIVHGDAIRCEIPDFDLVVANLPYSASSKITFRLIGMGFEEAVLMYQKEFAMKMMALPGTSECGRLSVMVQTYAKVMPLLELLPSSFSPKPKVKSYVVRLTLKDELTYPINNRELYAIIVRELFSHRRKTIRKAVNISKNNIGIDESERILSCVSEDILKKRPQELTLKEFAELSNTASG, via the coding sequence ATGAGAGCGCCGCATGATCAGCATTTCCTTGTTGATACAGAGGCTGTGGAGAGGATATCCGGATATGCAGATGTATCCGGAAGAAATGTTCTTGAGATAGGTCCTGGTAAAGGAATACTGACAGAATCTCTACTCAGAAAAGGCGCCAGGGTAATTGCTGTCGAACTTGACGGTAAATTGGTACCCTATCTGGAGAAGCGTTTTTCAGGGGAAGTTAAATCCGGAAATCTGACCATTGTTCATGGCGATGCAATAAGGTGCGAAATTCCGGATTTTGATCTTGTCGTTGCAAACCTTCCGTATTCAGCTTCATCAAAGATAACTTTCAGACTGATAGGTATGGGCTTTGAAGAGGCCGTACTGATGTACCAGAAAGAATTTGCAATGAAAATGATGGCTCTTCCTGGCACTTCTGAATGTGGGAGATTATCTGTCATGGTTCAGACTTATGCAAAGGTCATGCCCCTGCTTGAACTGTTGCCTTCGTCCTTCTCCCCAAAGCCAAAGGTAAAATCATATGTTGTAAGACTTACATTAAAAGATGAACTTACATATCCGATAAATAACAGAGAACTATATGCCATTATAGTCAGGGAACTTTTCTCACATAGGAGAAAAACTATCAGAAAGGCTGTTAATATCTCAAAGAATAATATCGGAATAGATGAATCAGAGAGAATATTGTCCTGTGTTTCTGAAGATATACTTAAAAAAAGGCCTCAGGAACTGACCCTCAAAGAGTTTGCAGAATTATCAAATACTGCTTCAGGTTAA
- a CDS encoding 50S ribosomal protein L21e, giving the protein MAHHNGQRKKTRYKFKKDLRQRGLGPVTRLIQEFENGQKVHIVIDPSVQTGMPHRRFHGRTGTVTGRQGRAWVLEVKDGNSLKTVISRPQHLRPQKQ; this is encoded by the coding sequence ATGGCACATCATAATGGTCAGAGAAAAAAGACACGCTATAAGTTCAAAAAAGATCTAAGACAGCGTGGATTAGGTCCTGTAACAAGACTTATTCAGGAATTTGAGAACGGACAGAAGGTACACATTGTAATTGATCCAAGTGTACAGACCGGAATGCCCCACAGGAGATTCCATGGAAGAACCGGAACAGTAACTGGCAGACAGGGACGCGCATGGGTTCTGGAAGTTAAGGATGGAAATTCACTCAAGACAGTGATTTCAAGACCACAACACCTAAGACCACAGAAACAATAA